One segment of Clarias gariepinus isolate MV-2021 ecotype Netherlands chromosome 6, CGAR_prim_01v2, whole genome shotgun sequence DNA contains the following:
- the si:dkey-28n18.9 gene encoding sorting nexin-6, which translates to MMDGSKDQSVLSINANSIKITDVTQDGDTLTFAVTSQKLSSSSGICVFRTFEDFDWLQESLFSQEDIAGLHGVIFPPLPARPLLSSSHTQAKALKQLGFLAFGDNWQLYCRALEFYLQQVAAHSILGKSKLLHSFLSSTESAGKPRSKKDIFDRLSQALEQIRKEGHKDVDEFFHNERESNTHMTALFKATTEKFLEVVLTKQRLALACGHFSTSLHLCVNQDDPSAVAFSKICLKLSDVMEAVKQNLDKVSENDVSTLGLGLDFESRYQDAKKEMLFRRTCKLVELEIIVKNAEKAKPNKKVVMDRVQKIAQKEFNLISSVAKEEIEWYHKARVTVLRDFLIHWCEKQLDTARESTAHFSQHLEAWKGLAI; encoded by the exons GATGGATCGAAAGATCAGTCAGTGCTAAGCATCAACGCTAACAGCATCAAGATTACTGACGTCACACAGGATGGAGACACACTGACCTTCGCTGTCACGTCCCAAAAG CTAAGCAGCAGTAGCGGGATCTGTGTCTTCAGGACATTTGAGGATTTTGACTGGCTTCAGGAGAGTCTGTTCTCTCAGGAGGACATTGCAGGACTCCATGGCGTGATA TTTCCTCCTCTCCCAGCCAGACCTCTGCTTTCCAGCTCCCACACACAAGCCAAAGCCCTAAAACAACTGG GCTTCCTGGCTTTTGGAGATAACTGGCAGCTTTACTGCAGGGCTCTAGAGTTTTACCTGCAGCAGGTGGCAGCGCACAGCATTCTGGGAAAGAGCAAACTGCTGCACAGCTTCCTCAGCAGCACAGAG TCTGCAGGTAAACCGCGCAGCAAAAAAGACATCTTCGACCGCCTCAGTCAGGCCCTGGAGCAAATCAGGAAGGAGGGTCACAAG GATGTGGATGAGTTCTTTCACAATGAGAGAGAAAGCAACACACACATGACTGCCCTGTTTAAAGCTACCACAGAG AAATTCCTCGAGGTTGTGCTGACGAAGCAGA GGCTTGCTTTGGCATGTGGCCATTTCTCCACTTCGTTACATCTCTGTGTTAACCAGGACGATCCGTCTGCTGTTGCCTTCTCCAA GATCTGTCTGAAGCTGTCAGATGTAATGGAGGCAGTGAAA CAAAATTTGGACAAAGTGTCTGAGAATGACGTGTCCACTTTGGGCTTGGGGTTGGATTTCGAGTCTCGCTACCAGGACGCGAAAAAA GAGATGTTGTTCAGGAGAACCTGTAAACTAGTGGAACTGGAAATCATTGTTAAGAACGCAGAAAAAGCCAAACCAAATAAGAAAGTGGTT ATGGACAGAGTTCAAAAGATTGCACAGAAAGAGTTTAATCTCATCTCATCAGTGGCGAAGGAAGAG ATTGAGTGGTACCATAAAGCTCGTGTGACTGTGCTGCGAGACTTTCTGATCCACTGGTGCGAGAAGCAGCTGGACACGGCTCGGGAATCTACCGCTCACTTCTCTCAACACCTGGAGGCTTGGAAAGGATTGGCCATCTAA